Proteins from a single region of Psilocybe cubensis strain MGC-MH-2018 chromosome 3, whole genome shotgun sequence:
- a CDS encoding UPF0187 protein (UPF0187 protein sll1024) codes for MSGGTVKSSLTSVLPTIRAPKIKRKHLRKYSWLPDVFRIKGSIMGRIVGPVLTVTLFSMLVCHASNRGYKLVLINSIVPLLSVVVGLILVFRTSYDRYWEGRKAFAALTSHTRNLSRMIWINVGLPPTDEQPAFAKGKTPTTDMTHSQLKKRKADALRLCLSFVFATKHYLRGEDGVNYPDYQGVLPRNFARFDEVGFNTQRTSPSGTYAATRNDSLGSSRDGSQSGRTTPDTYKPDATKRVRVKRSKQQLTDHSTPLLQDVRRSVEFHPFADEASLPLPLVIAHELSRTVYNFRKSGCLETVGPAGLNGITQIISGMVDQLTALERVANTPIPISYGIHLKQCVTLYLFALPMTLVHDLGWATVPVVTAVAFTFMGIEGIADEIEMPFGHDDRDLPLDRYCQDLKEEIEYIIERLPEGGEGLHGYDDGEGDD; via the exons ATGTCCGGGGGCACTGTCAAAAGCTCCCTTACTTCTGTCCTTCCTACCATACGG GCCCCGAAAATTAAAAGGAAGCACCTTCGTAAA TATTCATGGCTTCCCGATGTATTTCGAATCAAAGGAAGT ATTATGGGGCGCATTGTTGGGCCCGTCCTCACCGTAACTCTGTTCTCTATGCTTGTGTGTCATGCGTCCAATAGGGGCTACAAACTGGTCTTAATTAACTCCATCGTGCCTCTACTCTCCGTCGTG GTCGGTCTAATTCTGGTATTCCG AACCTCGTATGATCGTTACTGGGAAGGCCGAAAAGCATTCGCCGCCCTAACCTCTCATACGCGCAATTTATCACGCATGATTTGGATTAACGTCGGTCTCCCACCAACAGATGAACAACCTGCTTTTGCCAAGGGAAAAACTCCAACTACAGACATGACCCACAGTCAACTTAAGAAGCGAAAGGCAGATGCTTTGCGTCTCTGTTTGTCGTTTGTGTTTGCTACCAAACATTATCTACGGGGAGAGGATGGGGTCAACTATCCAGATTACCAAGGAGTTTTACCGCGTAACTTTGCGCGGTTTGACGAAGTCGGCTTCAACACCCAGCGAACGTCACCCAGTGGTACTTATGCGGCAACTAGAAATGACTCCTTGGGAAGCAGCCGCGACGGAAGTCAAAGTGGTAGGACAACCCCCGACACATACAAGCCTGATGCTACCAAAAGAGTTAGAGTGAAGAGGAGCAAGCAACAATTGACTGATCATTCAACGCCTTTACTACAAGATGTGCGCCGGAGTGTCGAGTTCCACCCCTTTGCCGATGAAGCTtctttacctttgcctcTTGT CATTGCGCATGAATTAAGTCGAACAGTTTATAACTTTAGGAAGAGTGGCTGTCTAGAAACCGTCGGTCCTGCAG GCTTGAATGGCATTACACAAAT TATTTCTGGAATGGTCGACCAACTCACCGCTCTGGAGCGCGTCGCCAATACTCCTATACCCATTTCTT ATGGCATACATCTTAAGCAGTGTGTCACTCTATACCTTTTTGCTCTGCCTATGACTTTGGTTCATGACCTTGGCTGGGCAACTGTTCCCGTCGTGACCGCTGTTGCCTTTACATTCATGGGTATCGAAGGTATTGCTGATGAAATTGAGATGCCATTCG GACATGATGACCGTGATCTGCCTTTGG ATCGATATTGCCAGGATCTCAAAGAAGAGATTGA ATACATTATCGAGAGGCTGCCAGAAGGTGGAGAAGGTCTACATGGATATGACGATGGAGAAGGTGACGACTAG
- a CDS encoding NADH-ubiquinone oxidoreductase 24 kDa subunit, mitochondrial, translating into MLSRLTRSTPPRSLVRRRFISSTPSRKSDALFVHRDTPYNNPKIAFEFNEENMKRAQDIISHYPPQYKKAAVIPLLDLGQRQNKGWTSISVMNYVANLLGMPPMRVYEVATFYTMFNREPIGQNFVQVCTTTPCMLRGSTEILETVCEHLGGIKPGQTTADGKFTVVEVECQGACSNAPMFVVGDDFYEDLTPQSTKKILDAFKKGEKPKPGPQSGRKTSENSAGLTNLTTKPYGPGEHCLPEFQ; encoded by the exons ATGCTTTCAAGACTGACTAGGTCGACTCCTCCACGAAGTCTAGTTCGGAGAAGGTTCATTTCCTCCACGCCGTCTCGGAAGTCAGATGCCCTTTTTGTG CATCGAGATACCCCATACAACAACCCCAAG ATTGCCTTCGAATTCAAtgaggaaaatatgaagCGTGCGCAGGACATTATCTCCCACTATCCACCTCAATATAAGAAGGCTGCTGTCATTCCTCTCCTGGACCTCGGTCAGCGGCAAAATAAGGGATGGACTAGCATCAGCGTCATGAACTACGTCGCGAATCTTCTTGGCATGCCTCCTATGCGCGTTTATGAGGTTGCTACCTTCTATACTATGTTCAACCG GGAACCAATTGGACAAAATTTCGTTCAAGTATGCACAACCACACCTTGCATGCTTCGTGGCTCCACGGAAATCCTCGAGACTGTTTGTGAACATCTCGGCGGAATCAAGCCCGGACAGACAACTGCAGACGGAAAGTTTACAGTTGTTGAGGTAGAATGTCAGGGTGCATGCAGCAATGCACCTATGTTTGTTGTTGGAGATGATTTCTAC GAGGACTTGACACCACAAAGTACAAAGAAAATTCTCGATGCCTTCAAGAAAGGCGAAAAGCCAAAACCAGGACCTCAAAGTGGCAGGAAGACGAGTGAGAACTCCGCCGGTCTCACCAATCTAACCACCAAG CCATACGGCCCTGGCGAGCATTGCCTGCCAGAATTCCAGTAG
- a CDS encoding Aldo-keto reductase (Aldo-keto reductase MYCFIDRAFT_156381): MTSNTQKSALNIVMGAMTFGEAGKDGARVHNIKDVEAILDAFRSHGHTEIDTARGYCSGTSEEYLGKIDLAAKGLKLETKLYPVKGGAEPIAHDEAGLRKHLAVSLEALNVKSLEMWYLHGPDRTVPYEETLRVVNDLYKEGYFKRFGISNYTAWEVAEIVGICKANGYIQPSAYQGIYNAIHRAVEPELLPCLRKFGISFYEFNPFIVSKWQEDSSQDATPRQATTQRKGRDSIQIGHKGRYWKEPYFKAIGAIKEVADKNGLTLTEIALRWISHHSLLKREYGDAVLIGASSLKHIQENLVDLEKGPLPEEVLKVLDEAWFDVQPYASKYYH; this comes from the exons ATGACATCTAACACTCAGAAAAGTGCACTGAACATTGTAATG GGTGCAATGACTTTCGGAGAAGCAGGAAAAGACGGTGCTAGAGTTCACAACATAAAGGACGTCGAGGCGATACTGGATGCGTTTCGTTCTCATGGCCATACAGAG ATTGATACTGCACGTGGATACTGCAGTGGTACGAGCGAAGAGTACTTGGGGAAAATTGATCTGGCTGCCAAAGGCCTCAAGCTCGAAACCAAACTCTATCCAGTCAAA GGTGGTGCTGAACCGATCGCACACGACGAAGCA GGTCTTAGAAAGCATTTGGCCGTGTCTCTGGAGGCCTTGAACGTCAA ATCTTTGGAAATGTGGTACCTTCATGGGCCAGATCGTACTGTTCCATATGAAGAAACCCTACGTGTCGTCAACGATCTCTATAAAGAAGGCTATTTCAAGCGATTTGGAATTAGCAACTACACAGC ATGGGAAGTAGCAGAAATTGTCGGAATCTGCAAGGCCAATGGTTATATCCAACCTTCAGCATATCAAGGAATCTATAATGCTATACATCGAGCGGTTGAACCTGAATTGTTACCATGTCTTCGAAAGTTTGGGATCAGTTTCTATGAATTCAATCCTT TCATTGTGTCGAAGTGGCAGGAGGATTCTTCACAGGACGCTACACCTCGTCAAGCGACAACACAGAGGAAGGGTCGAGATTCGATCCAAATAGGACACAAGGGAAG ATATTGGAAGGAGCCATACTTCAAGGCCATTGGCGCTATCAAGGAAGTCGCTGACAAAAATGGACTCACCTTAACAGAAATCGCTTTGCGTTGGATTTCTCACCATAGCTTACTAAAGAGAGAATATGGGGATGCTGTTCTTATTGGGGCCTCAAGCCTTAAGCACATCCAAGAG AACCTTGTGGATTTGGAGAAAGGACCTCTCC CTGAGGAGGTACTCAAAGTACTCGACGAAGCTTGGTTCGATGTACAGCCGTATGCTAGCAAATACTACCATTGA
- a CDS encoding Aldo-keto reductase (Aldo-keto reductase MYCFIDRAFT_156381), whose protein sequence is MASNTQKTALNIVMGAMTFGAAGTHGARVHDIKDVQAILEAFRAHGHSEIDTARVYGNGTSEEYLGKLDLESKGFKIQTKLYPFKGFANHDEEDLRKFLAQSLKALNVKTLDIWYLHGPDRSVPYEKTLKVVNELYKDGYFKKFGISNYTAWEVAEIVGICKANGYVQPTVYQGLYNAIHRAAEPELFPCLRKFGIAFYEFNPCRYWKDPYFKGLASVKAVADKHGLTLTEIALRWVSHHSALKSEYGDSVLIGASSVKHIEQNLIDLEKGPLPDDVVKALDDVWLEVKAISSPYYH, encoded by the exons ATGGCTTCCAACACTCAGAAGACAGCATTAAATATTGTAATG GGTGCAATGACATTTGGAGCAGCTGGCACTCACGGGGCCAGAGTTCACGATATAAAGGACGTTCAGGCTATCTTGGAAGCTTTCCGAGCACATGGCCATTCAGAG ATCGATACTGCCCGTGTTTATGGAAATGGGACAAGTGAGGAATATCTCGGAAAGCTTGACCTCGAATCCAAAGGATTCAAGATTCAGACTAAGCTTTACCCTTTCAAG GGCTTTGCAAACCACGATGAAGAG GATCTACGCAAATTCCTTGCTCAGTCTTTGAAGGCACTTAATGTTAA GACCTTGGACATATGGTACCTCCATGGGCCTGATCGCAGTGTCCCATACGAGAAAACCTTGAAAGTTGTCAATGAATTGTACAAAGATGGCtatttcaaaaaatttggcATCAGCAACTATACTGC GTGGGAAGTAGCTGAGATTGTCGGGATCTGCAAGGCCAACGGTTATGTCCAACCTACTGTTTATCAAGGGCTCTACAATGCAATCCACCGTGCAGCTGAGCCGGAGCTTTTCCCGTGCCTCCGCAAATTTGGTATCGCGTTTTATGAATTCAATCCCTGTAG ATACTGGAAGGATCCCTACTTCAAAGGCCTAGCGTCCGTCAAGGCTGTTGCAGATAAGCATGGTCTGACGCTCACCGAAATAGCGTTGCGTTGGGTATCTCATCACAGCGCATTAAAAAGTGAATATGGAGATTCAGTTCTTATTGGTGCTTCAAGTGTGAAGCACATCGAGCAG AACCTGATTGATCTTGAGAAGGGTCCTCTTC CGGATGATGTTGTTAAAGCTTTGGACGATGTATGGCTTGAAGTTAAGGCCATTTCCAGTCCCTACTACCATTAA
- a CDS encoding Aldo-keto reductase (Aldo-keto reductase MYCFIDRAFT_156381), translating to MTQNLTIVPQGLRKHLLKSLSALNVSSLEMWYLHAPDHTVPYEITFKAVNDLYNEGYFKRLGISNYASWEVAEIVGICKANGYVQPTAYQGIYNAIHRAVEPELLPCLRKFGISFYEFNPLAGGFFTGRYSSIDDTPELGSRFDPDRTQGKNYRNRYWNEPYFKALASIRVVAEKHNLTLTEVALRWISHHSLLKKDKGDAVLIGASSLKHIKENLVDLEKGPLPEDVVKALDDAWNIVQPYATRYFK from the exons ATGACGCAAAACCTCACTATCGTTCCGCAGGGCCTCAGAAAACATCTCCTCAAGTCACTATCAGCCTTGAACGTCAG TTCTTTAGAGATGTGGTACCTTCACGCCCCTGATCACACAGTACCATATGAGATCACCTTTAAAGCCGTCAATGACTTGTACAATGAAGGCTACTTCAAAAGATTAGGAATCAGTAACTACGCATC TTGGGAAGTCGCCGAAATAGTTGGAATCTGCAAGGCTAATGGATATGTCCAACCTACGGCATATCAGGGCATATACAACGCTATACATCGAGCTGTCGAGCCAGAGCTTCTTCCGTGCTTACGAAAATTTGGTATAAGTTTCTATGAGTTTAATCCGC TTGCGGGAGGATTTTTTACTGGTCGCTACAGCTCCATTGACGATACACCAGAATTGGGTTCTCGATTCGATCCTGATCGGACTCAGGGAAAG AATTACCGAAACAGATATTGGAACGAGCCATACTTCAAGGCTCTGGCCTCAATTCGCGTTGTTGCAGAGAAACACAACTTAACTTTGACTGAGGTCGCTCTGCGTTGGATTTCTCACCACAGTTTGTTAAAAAAAGATAAAGGGGATGCTGTTCTTATAGGCGCCTCTAGTCTGAAGCACATCAAAGAG AATCTTGTTGACTTAGAAAAAGGTCCCCTTC CTGAGGACGTTGTGAAAGCTCTAGATGATGCCTGGAATATTGTCCAACCTTATGCCACTCGATACTTCAAATGA
- a CDS encoding Ras guanine nucleotide exchange factor efc25 — translation MAHQAESASWLDPVSHSPVFDSITLQVNAEQEWHGTDEVIVASDQVEGNLQRVDRVSTRDQTSILQSATDFDIHGGTFSTIAGDSYTANRDMHLTINNHIHSLASNEAREAIGTPAKYMRRMPQPPSLPVQRSCDIYRRHMAAKGRGIPLWIPEPNKNLPLQYQRQGIAIGDVGVMTASGGFAFLFNICLAHDHPINPPTLPVNFKPIQVAALNIHCHSEFKNNSYLASASTVRSQNDGDASGLVFESSASNGAILTMPLGSKSEDLGSIGRFRRYVAANMLHWYNYAYHDREYDVRNGDLRLVIGCDKTSSWGMATFANSAAHQESFHLKFGLIEGRRYGWEYSGTAEVRVGPDAHEIAQLWDNDPSQHNITYENQCLFIRTINATLPDDIWVNLGFDYSELDLVVESQLPDGSSTPALTDANLKSRVSTGLPKTTSFLNREGANYADLGANHNILTVHGTRTIYSSSPFLNDHPSKAINAMLLKNSSKEVKMAITQDQDWISVMTEEDAVMPTSEDFLARIRESFDICEEDGVVYLENAQGKYKIVHDDTTDADLLPESIPDSAQLVDTTTGKFSGTPTGDNLDFLEDIRNVITPEDVPSFYNSVTILKSTYRNIERLKIYKQKCKVISDKCFELMKALVDGSQGIEGAVISDVVEEVEGIVSQFERSLGEWASWNRLRSILRQREIRDRIYQLHRNMEEAVSKLHIQINLDMIRNAGDAQAIQQQEKSEIRNVLRSIVKSSEDIKTLLSMQSLPGSHAVEEIMERLQTELMDPTLRPNESEDYKSGLWLLREKTSKLPPLIDCYWLKLGLVTGQIKWSPVLSTKGMASSIFHGLITSLLKASNVRVSAFPYIVNPWMDNGPAMRYIQKFPKANRLELLTEVAYGDFGLEYLHDHGVIHGDLRGENVLISTNGNARVAHFGQSKFLEHFDGNGLPSYFSNPRWMAPEMLQGTGSASTHSDIWSYGMLCLEILSDEHPYSDIRHDIAVIREIDSGILPKRSETATANGLSDGMWTLLRKCWQQKPESRPSISDVRAQLLELQGFHVSKDLNVPPSMLKDRQKGKESQAGSPRSSRHSSTSNLDIFSEEKPTTGFSDSRLGSANTNATSLASSSVPTRPLSGEDDDRLLTHYSPDSISESINQALLDPQIVVHVVEGNVCRGTLEGLVQHLIDLQQDIEYRYLLLVACPDFTTPDYLFTVLARRFHEVESSVAIRAEDKVAWQYNIFSVIMYWLSERDLKVEPQLLRRIRYFCEDAARIKASATMVSRARDLLEVVERRERLLHNVGSVVPTRRIAVKQRITPVELAIALTLLEGDTYKVLTPVDYLGHLRRHPGFNNVEGVYTTNNMIILWVKESILRFDSTADRARALKFFVNTAAECRKLRNFSSLVAIATALHSSPIEKLLLTKLETSMQTQSKLAALKDILDVSANHRSYREALDDGMGASRKGPCIPWLAIHLKELHAVLQRYPIIVHVDGKPLINFERYIKFMDRVKEAVHYMPPDLEQYRQQGLLEYIVDELAKTKLANITEEDLVARSKHLEAQEMMMRHSRRSQLKSLGFLKKK, via the exons ATGGCGCATCAGGCTGAGTCGGCCAGTTGGCTGGACCCGGTG TCTCATAGTCCAGTTTTTGACTCTATCACTCTTCAAGTTAACGCGGAACAAGAATGGCATGGTACCGATGAAGTGATTGTCGCTTCTGATCAGGTTGAGGGCAATCTTCAAAGAGTGGATCGCGTTTCAACCAG AGACCAAACTTCAATCCTTCAATCTGCCACCGATTTTGACATACATGGAGGAACTTTCTCCACTATTGCTGGTGACAGTTATACAGCCAACAGAGATATGCATTTAACGATCAATAATCATATTCATTCCTTGGCTTCAAATGAAGCTCGAGAAGCCATAGGT ACACCGGCGAAATATATGAGGCGA ATGCCACAACCTCCGTCTCTTCCCGTTCAAAGAAGTTGTGATATATACCGGCGACACATGGCTGCAAAGGGTCGCGGTATTCCTCTGTGGATCCCTGAGCCAAACAAAAACCTTCCACTTCAATATCAACGACAAGGGATAGCCATCGGCGATGTTGGGGTCATGACAGCTTCCGGTGGTTTTGCCTTCTTGTTCAATATATGTCTTGCTCACGACCATCCGATCAACCCACCCACACTTCCTGTGAATTTTAAGCCCATACAGGTTGCAGCACTTAACATACACTGTCACTCAGAATTCAAGAACAACAGTTATTTGGCCAGTGCCTCCACTGTTCGGTCCCAGAATGATGGAGACGCATC TGGTTTAGTCTTTGAATCATCAGCTTCCAATGGAGCAATACTTACTATGCCACTTGGCTCTAAATCCGAAGACCTTGGAAGTATAGGGCGATTCCGCAGATATGTGGCAGCAAATATGTTGCATTGGTACAATTATGCTTACCATGATAGGGAGTATGATGTAAGGAATGGAGATTTACGCCTTGTGATAGGCTGCGACAAGACATCATCTTGGGGAATGGCTACCTTTGCAAATTCCGCCGCACACCAAGAATCTTTCCACCTGAAATTCGGGCTAatagaaggaagaagatatGGTTGGGAGTACTCTGGCACCGCAGAAGTGAGAGTAGGTCCGGATGCTCATGAAATAGCGCAACTCTGGGACAACGACCCTTCTCAGCATAACATCACATACGAGAACCAGTGTTTGTTCATTCGGACGATCAACGCCACCCTGCCAGATGATATATGGGTCAATTTAGGATTTGACTATAGTGAACTTGACCTGGTTGTTGAGTCTCAACTACCAGATGGTTCTTCGACGCCTGCGTTGACTGACGCAAACCTCAAAAGCCGCGTCAGCACTGGTTTGCCAAAAACAACATCTTTTCTTAACAGAGAGGGTGCAAATTATGCCGACCTCGGTGCCAACCACAACATTCTTACTGTACATGGGACCAGAACAATTTACTCCTCATCTCCATTTCTT AATGATCATCCTTCGAAAGCCATTAACGCCATGTTACTGAAAAAT TCAAGCAAAGAGGTGAAGATGGCAATCACCCAGGATCAAGATTGGATATCAGTAATGACAGAG GAAGATGCAGTTATGCCAACGTCCGAAGATTTTTTAGCACGAATTCGGGAATCTTTCGATATTTGTGAAGAGGACG GAGTGGTTTATCTGGAGAATGCCCAAGGAAAATAT AAAATTGTTCATGACGATACAACGGACGCAGACCTCCTTCCAGAATCCATTCCAGATAGTGCTCAGCTTGTCGATACAACTACTGGCAAATTTTCAGGTACCCCAACTGGAGATAATCTAGATTTTCTCGAGGACATTAGAAACGTGATCACTCCAGAGGATGTACCAAGCTTTTACAATAGCGTCACAATTT TAAAGTCCACATATCGCAATATCGAGCGACTCAAAATCTATAAG CAAAAATGCAAAGTCATAAGCGACAAGTGTTTTGAGCTCATGAAGGCTCTAGTAGATGGTTCGCAAGGCATAGAAGGTGCAGTAATTTCCGACGTggttgaagaagttgaagg CATTGTCTCTCAGTTTGAGCGATCACTCGGAGAGTGGGCTTCATGGAACAGATTAAGGAGCATCCTTAGGCAAAGAGAAATCAGAGACAGGATTTACCAGCTGCATAGAAACATGGAAGAAGCTGTTTCAAAACTACAT ATCCAGATTAATTTGGATATGATACGAAATGCAGGAGATGCCCAGGCCATTCAACAGCAAGAAAAATCAGAAATCCGGAATGTGCTACGGTCGATTGTCAAAAGCTCAGAGGACATAAAGACCCTCCTTAGTATGCAATCTCTGCCTGGATCGCACGCTGTAGAAGAAATCATGGAAAGGCTTCAAACT GAATTGATGGATCCGACGTTACGACCAAACGAATCGGAAGATTATAAGTCCGGACTTTGGCTTTTGCGTGAGAAAACGTCAAAACTTCCCCCCCTTATTGATT GTTACTGGTTGAAATTAGGATTAGTGACTGGCCAGATAAAATGGTCACCGGTCCTATCGACTAAAGGAATGGCCAGCTCAATTTTCCATG GTCTTATTACATCGTTGCTTAAAGCCAGCAACGTCCGAGTCTCAGCAT TTCCCTATATT GTCAACCCATGGATGGATAATGGACCTGCTATGAGATACATACAGAAATTTCCCAAGGCAAATCGCTTAGAGCTCTTAACAGAAGTTGCTTATGGTGATTTCG GCCTGGAGTACCTTCACGACCATGGTGTAATTCACGGAGACTTGCGAGGG GAGAATGTGCTCATTTCAACCAATGGCAATGCTCGCGTGGCACACTTCGGGCAATCGAAGTTCCTTGAACAT TTTGATGGGAACGGCTTACCCTCATATTTCAGCAATCCCAGGTGGATGGCTCCAGAGATGCTTCAAGGGACTGGTTCTGCGTCGACACACTCTGATATCTGGAGTTATGGCATGCTGTGCCTCGAAATCCTCAGCGACGAGCATCCTTACAGCGATATACGCCACGACATTGCCGTTATTCGTGAAATTGACAGTGGGATTCTTCCGAAGCGCTCCGAAACAGCCACTGCAAATGGCCTTTCAGATGGAATGTGGACTTTGTTACGGAAGTGCTGGCAGCAAAAACCGGAATCTAGGCCTTCTATATCCGATGTTAGAGCTCAATTGTTGGAGTTGCAGGGTTTCCATGTTTCAAAAG ACCTGAACGTGCCGCCTTCTATGCTGAAGGACCGACAGAAGGGAAAGGAATCACAAGCAGGCTCACCTAGATCTTCTAGACATTCAAGCACTTCCA ATTTGGACATTTTCTCAGAAGAAAAACCAACCACTGGGTTTAGCGATTCCAGGCTCGGCTCAGCAAATACTAATGCTACTTCCCtggcctcttcctctgttcCTACACGACCATTATCAGGCGAGGACGACGACCGGTTGTTAACCCACTACTCACCTGATAGTATATCTGAATCGATCAACCAAGCTTTGTTGGACCCGCAGATTGTTGTTCACGTTGTCGAGGGAAATGTGTGCCGGGGGACTTTGGAAGGGTTAGTTCAGCATCTCATTG ATTTGCAACAGGATATCGAATACAGATATCTTTTATTGGTTGCATGCCCGGATTTCACGACACCCGACTACCTATTTACTGTTCTAGCCCGCCGTTTCCATGAAGTGGAATCGAGCGTTGCTATTCGCGCTGAGGACAAGGTCGCATGGCAATACAA CATCTTCAGCGTGATCATGTACTGGCTCTCAGAGAGGGATCTCAAGGTGGAACCGCAGTTATTACGCCGAATCAGATATTTTTGCGAAGACGCTGCTCGAATTAAAGCGTCTGCAACGATGGTTAGTAGGGCTAGAGATCTTTTGGAAGTTGTGGAACGCAGG GAAAGACTTTTACATAATGTGGGCTCGGTTGTACCGACTCGACGTATTGCGGTGAAGCAGCGTATTACACCCGTTGAGCTCGCCATCGCATTGACACTACTCGAAGGTGACACATACAAAGTTCTGACCCCTGTGGATTACCTCGGTCATCTGAGGAGGCATCCTGGATTCAATAACGTTGAAGGAGTTTACACTACGAACAACATGATCATATTATGGGTGAAAGAGTCCATTTTGCGCTTCGATAGCACCGCAGACCGGGCCAGGGCGCTGAAATTCTTCGTCAACACAGCGGCG GAGTGTCGGAAGCTGCGCAATTTTTCGTCCCTGGTCGCCATTGCTACCGCTCTTCATTCCTCGCCGATAGAAAAACTGCTGTTAACGAAATTGGAAACGAGCATGCAGACGCAGAGCAAGCTAGCAGCGTTGAAAGATATTCTCGATGTGTCTGCTAATCATCGAAGTTACCGAGAAGCACTAGATGATGGAATGGGCGCCTCAAGGAAAGGACCTTGCATCCCATGGCTAG CTATTCACTTGAAAGAGCTACATGCTGTACTACAGCGGTACCCAATCATCGTACACGTGGATGGCAAACCACTAATCAACTTTGAGCGGTATATCAAGTTTATGGACCGCGTCAAGGAGGCAGTGCATTATATGCCACCCGACCTGGAGCAGTATCGCCAACAAGGACTCCTGGAATACATCGTGGATGAATTGGCGAAAACTAAACTGGCCAATATCACAGAAGAAGATCTGGTGGCGCGCAGCAAACACCTCGAGGCACAGGAGATGATGATGCGTCATAGCCGACGATCTCAGCTCAAGAGTCTGggttttttgaaaaaaaagtga